In the Zingiber officinale cultivar Zhangliang chromosome 5A, Zo_v1.1, whole genome shotgun sequence genome, TAATCCATAGTTTTACAAAGGAATTCCAACTTGAAGATGATGTATATAAGAACATTAATAGTAGATGTTTATCTACAATTCCAAACATAAAATCAAGAACTGAGTTATCAGCCAGTATTCGCCTGCATGTGTGAGATGATCTAACGACAAAATCATAATAATCAAGAGGTAGATCTTTTCTCAATACTCACCGGCAAGGAATTTTGATAGAGCATCATAATATGACTAATTGAAAACAAGGACATATATCATATCATCTTAAATTACTCTCACAACCTTAATAGTTTTATAAAGGATTAAAAGTAAATTTGAATAATTAGTCAAGTCATGATATAAACCTGTATTGAAAATACATCTTCAATAGGAATGAGGAAGGATTTGTCAAGCTGACGTATTGGATCTAGTATAACAGTTATAGGGAATGATCCAATACCTGCATGAGATACAACAACTATAAGAAATTATCCTTGATCATTATTCATTATATAATGTAGGTAATTTGATATTTATAGGTCTGGGTAGAATTCCTAAAGGTTCCCTTAATAGCCCTATAATGTTTAAATAATTCTTTTGTATAATACTACTCAAATACTGAAATACATACCATCTTATCATTCTTAATactaaacaaaaaacaaaaaataaataagataTGGAAAACCAAAACCTAGAATTTTATCATAGAACTCTTATCCTAATTATTTGACAAAGAGAGAGAAACAGTAGAGGATTAGGGCGTACACAAACCTAAAAGATGAATCACAGCTTTGTCTCATTGTTGGAAAACATAGCGAATCTTGTGCGAACGACGACCTGTGGCGTTAGAAAGAAATACGGTATCGTGCGAAGAACAGAGAAAGAGCTGCAGCGTAGGGGAAAAAAGGAGATCGAAGGGGGAAAAAGGATATCTTGTGTATAGTCAGTGTACCTCCTCATCCTCGACTTCGCCTGTGTGAAGCCCGGCGTCGCGTGCCAGCATGGGTGGATCACGGATGCAAAGGGTGGCAAGTAGGTTAACGAATCAGGCCtggatgtaattttttttttttactatgctATTTAGAAGATAATGGGCCAAATCAGACCTGGGCTATAGCCCAGGCCTGCCACCTCTTGCATCCGTCCATGCCTATGGATATAGAGAAAGGTACATATAGGTTCATATGCATCAGATGTATGGTGGGATAAATCCAAGATCGTTAGTTTTTAAGAATCGACCCCTGATCATTACCTAGAGATACTATGTGTCCATCATCTATGTTACATCTTGGAAACTTTAAATGATGTTATAAATTAATATGGATGGGTGTTACAATAttcatatattttaattttttgaatgtCATTAATGaatgaattttatatttaaaaaataataaattttaaatataaaaaaaattaaataaatagatAGCGGgactaataaataataaatattaatataataaatatgTGACGTGCTATTTTAAAAAGTGACATATATTAATGTCTAAATTAATAGAAATGCTCTAACCTATGATCCTGAGGTTCAATTAATTTCGAAAGTAGAGATCTTCCCCTTAGATTCACGGATTACATAAATCCAAATGCATAAGCGCATCCATGCTCAACACTTAATTTCTTAAATTTTTCATCCAATTAAAAACAGTGCCATAATTGAAATTCGAATCGCCAGTCTTTAAAAGTTTGCTAAATACGAATTGTTTGTTTTATAatctagttattaaagtcttctgATCTAATTAATACTGGAGATGAACAATCAGACTATATTAATAACTTTTATTTACCATTAGAATAGATTTAAAAACACAAATGACAATCTATATAACGGTCCCGATGATCAAAAGTAAGAGACGAATTTATTACACTCGGAATTTTTGAAtcctattatattatattatttatttatttttgacagGATTAAAAGctccatttaatttaatttcattttcagttcCCTTGAATTGAGCGAGAATGCCGCAGATCCTCTGACAAAATAAAACGAtaagaataataataagaaaCCACGTCTTTATAAATGGAGACGAGTCGAATTGATGGTTCAGGAATCGTGTCCTGACACAGGGCATGGATatgtattattgttattattatgtgATAAGAGCGAATGGTCGCTGTCTGAGCCCACACACGCAGCGAGGCATCATCTTCTCCATGAGCGGATGAGGTAGAGGATTCATGTCGCTTTCTTCACTCTCGCCCATTCACAATTACAGCCggacaacaataataataataataattattattattataaataataacaataatatgaaaatatattttttaaaaactcttaacgtgctctttatttaaaaataaatagacGCTTTGTTATATTTATTTCATACTCTTATCCTAACCGCTATAAtgtgtaaaattttattatttatttaattcggttaaaatattttatatatatatatatatatatatatatatatagcttttatgtttttttaataattcgAGTGTTTAAATTTCACTGGATTAATTCTAAAAATAGTTGATCTTCGCCTTTTCATCGTCATCCATGTTCATTGACAACCAAATCGGATCCTTCCTTATCTCCGCCACCCACCCAAGGGCTGTTGGTGCAATTGTTTTTTGAATCGGCTGTGTGCCGTTATGACGGCACCAACCTTGCTTGTTTGGTCATCTTCGCATAGAGAATAATTCTCAACTAAATTTGATGCCACGAAATTGTGGAATTGAGATGGTAGCATCTCGTATAGTTTATAGAATCATGATTTACGTAGGACCAATTTGGGATAAGATTGAGTCGATCAAGATCGGATATTGATTTCATTGAATTCGAACACgaattatgaaaataatattctaaagatttattcattCAGTTGAATATCATAAGATGGATGTCCAAAATTCataattgaaaaaaatatctaTCATGATCAAAGttatgaaatataaaataaattttaaaatcctaaCGATTCAAAAGATAAAAGTAATCATAATACCATGGCAAACAAATATTTGGAACCTCTGAAAAGATTTTAACTGATATTTTTTAGCCTAAAATTAGCTGTAAGTTACAGATTACGCTCGATGCTAAATATATATCTcttaatgaattttaatttgataagTTATGTATCTCGTGAATCAATCCAAATCAAAAGTTTGACGTCTTAAAGTATAGAATCGTAAGATCATAGAATTATACCGATCCCACTTATACCATTTTGATTCTGCTATTGATTTAGTGCTTTTGGATCGTACAATACAAATCGTGATTTTGTAAATCATAGTGATTCACAAAATTGCTCTTGGCAAGATAATTAAGATGATGAGAATGACAACTAGGGGATGGTGCAAGTCGAGTAATAGTTATAACCAGTATTCGACATATAAGGTAGAAAAAAAATTCGATCATTACCTGACGAGGTCGGGTATTGGTTCTATTGGAGTAATATCAGTACCTGATGTTGGTAcccaataaatttattttaaaaaatataaaatattaatggaATAAACGAGAAAAACTTTATACctctaataaaaataaaataaaaataataattttagatGGTAAAATAAGTAGAAAGAGATCAAATCATAGGatttatatttgattttaaaTAAAAGTGCCAAACGTATGCTTTCCTtttgatgaaaaaaaaaacatgtgccTTATCTTTAAAAATCATCCAAATTGCCGGTGATGAACACAGTTTGTTTCTtgtaaaattaggaaaataacaTCACTTTAATTCATTTATGATAATAGATGGTTATTGGATTAGGGTTTCGAATAGGAAAAATTCTATCTGAGTCCGATCCAACGATAACAAATTCGGATTTGGATATTTCCTAAATCTGACATTTAAGAATAATTATCCGTTCTGATCCGGTCGGATTGAATTTTGGATATCCGAATACGAATTCCACTCCTAAATTGACAGCTTTCTTCAACTTTGTGTTATATGATAATATGTTTTTGGTTGTGGATTATCCTTGATAATCTTGCTTATTCATCTAAGGTTATTAATGAAAATTCTGTTTAATTTAGGCAATAGACATGTCAACAAAAGGGACATGCAACCCGAAatcgaaaaatatgaaaaaactgAGGATTTTTTTGATTCCGaggttaatgatttttttttttatcaaaaatacccttcgataagagaaaaatatgaaaaaaaaacgtgaagaacaaaatacaatacataaaaaaaatataataaaaaaataaaaaaaacgtaaaaacacataaaaaataataaaaaacaaaaaaataataaacgtaaaaatataaaaagtgtaaaaataataaaaaattaaacaatttttaaaaataataaagcgtaaaaaaattacaaatttaaaaaggggaaaaaaagaaaaatataaacaaattaaaaaaacaatacaaaaatttaaaaaccgtaaaaaaataaaaaacttaaaaaaaataaaaaatcaaaaatcaaaaactaaaaaacgtaaaaaaataaaaaaaatctaaaaaaaaggaaaaataaaatgcaataaaataaaaataatacataaaaataaagaaaaatgtgaaaaataaaaaaataaaaaaccgtagagcttaataataataataatatgtataattaattttataacttagggtaatgtaataaaatattaaattagattattattaaaatctttaaacaaataaatttttattatattatatgggTTGAACTAAacaatatttaattatattttatttaacataataatcacataattaaaattacacATAATAACTTGAATCAGTATCTGACAACGATGATGGACTTAAATGATCGCCCCCTTATCCTTCATATCCAAATTATCAACGACAATGACCATACTGTAGCTAAAtaacaaaaatattatcaaatagAAATAATCAAGAGACAAGGATTCAAATCTGAAAAAGAAGGAAAGAAAATAGAAATGAGGAAACAAAGAATTAGATGATTAAAATTAGGATTTAGGAGAGAGTTCAATCTCAATTAAATTGcaataatagatgaaaattttaattctattaattcatattttaaaaaaatcgcaaggttagcaattaactaattataaCGCAacagaataagtataataatcaattgTCTGTGTATTATTTGACTAATATTGTTTATATTAATTCGAcagaattaattatattatattggtTCAATTTTAATGATAAGGTAGATTTGTTTTTAGTTTCTTTCATTTATATTGATTCGATTCAATTTTAACTAGAATTTTATTATTTCAActagaattttatttaaattttcactAGAATTTTATTGAAAACtaacatataatatataaattttataaaatatatatttttctatcaaataattaaataatattattcaaTAATAGTATAATTTATTCTCAAATATCacctttaaaaataaaaatcctagtAACAAGTTATTATAACATActtcttttataaaaaaataatttaatattatatttgatcTTATCGACACAAAGTATTTTTAGAAGATTCTTTACTCacagtattaaaaaaaattattgataaaaataaatcttAATAATACGTCGTAGTTAGtttcaaattataaatttataattaattaatgagaaaaattctcaataatatattgtaattaaatttcaaactctacgATCATgtcaaaaggaaaaaaatattaatataatctaaatttaagtttcattaaattaattattaaattatattataactATAATTATAACCttatattataaatattattaaattatattttaaatattataagaaaggaaaagaattttttttttgcctcCTTTTCCAAAAAGCATTTGCCATTTTCAATTCAGTAGTGATTAATCCCTTTTGTGTTTTCTACCTTCTCCTCCTGAGGTAGTCAGGTGAGGCGAGGAGGACCCATGAGAATCTAGCTTCCTTCTCTTCCCTTGTTTTTTTCCTATCCAAAATTCCTCCTTTTTCCTCTTCCTCATCGCCTGATTCATGGATCCCAAGAGCTCCTCCAAGCTTCCCAAGGATGTCCCCAAGCACCGGCCGCAGTCGGACAAAGAGGAAGTCTCTTCGGCGAACGCACCAGATGCAGAAAGGAGGGACCTTTTGCCGGCGGAGAGTGGGTTGCGAGAGGTGGTGGTCGGGAAGGATGAGAAAAGGAAGCAGCTTGCGCCGAAAAGGAGCTCGAACAAGGACCGGCACACCAAGGTCGAGGGAAGAGGGCGGAGGATAAGGATGCCCGCCCTCTGCGCCGCCAGGATCTTCCAGCTCACACGGGAACTGGGCCATAAATCCGACGGGGAGACCATCCAGTGGCTCCTGCAGCAAGCGGAGCCCTCCATCGTCGCCGCCACGGGCACAGGCACCATCCCCGCGTCAGCCCTAGCTGCCGCCGCCGCTGCGTCCGCGTCGCTCCCGGCCGCCACCGTCCCTGCTGGCCTCCACCAGAAGCAGATCGATGAGCTAGGGCAGGGAGCGGGATCCGGCGCTGCGCGGCCCGCTTGGGCGGTGATGGGGGCCGCTGGCCTCGGCCGCGCGTACCCTAGCTTGTGGCCTCCCTCGGTCGGCGGGTTCAACTCTGGATTCTTGCACGCAGCGCCATCAAGTTCGAACCTTGCGACCGGCGGCGGCGTCGATGCGCCGGTAGGAGGCTTCATGCAGCGAATCGGGGTGCACGGACTCGAATTCGCCGGTGCCAATCTGGGCGGCGCGATGAGCTTTGCCCAGATGTTGAGTGGGCACGGGCAGCATCTGCCAGGGCTGGAGCTGGGGCTCTCCCAGGAAGCGCATATCGGAGTGTTGAATCCTCAGAGCTTGAACCAGTTCTATGCGCAGATAGGGCAGGCAGGAGGAGACCCAGTTGATGGAACTGGACATGAACAACCACATCACGACCATCAAAAACGAATTCCATCGCCGGAGAATGATTCCGAGGGGTCAGAAGAGTAGAAACCAGAGTTTAAAAGGTGAATTCAACGATCAATGGGAAGGAAGCTGCTGTGTCAATCCAATGAGATTAGCAAGATTTCATTTTTGTTTCAGTAGATTACTTATCTTCTGCGTAGCCTTCAGAATTCATATCAGAGGAAGTGAGATCACTGTGGCAGCTTCCTTCCATTATTCTCTGCATTCAGGTATCCTTTTCTCTGTTGTTCATCAGAAATTTCTACATTGCCAATCTTTGGTGATGAATGATATGCTTCAGCCTTCAGGATCTCTGAAACTTGCAGGTGACTGTATATTAGTGGATTTGAATCCATCGGAAGGATTTCCGCGAGGTTAATTAGTTCACGGTTTGTAAATAGTAATCTTGAATCCTCcatatttttttgttgttgtgtgTGAGGCATGGTTGGTTTGATTTATATGAAATAATATCTGGATTTCTTTAAGTTCTACAATTTTTTCTTGAGCTATACATGATCATCACTTGACTGCTAGTTCATCTCCAATCATTCTAATGCAAAAGTTCACATTTATTCAAAGTTGCTTAGTTTCAGCTCATGCATAGTTATCGAATCTAAACACCATTTACACCATTCAATCTATAGTGGGGACTTTGTTGAATTCATTCTCTCTTCGATCGACACCATTTTCCTACAATTAATAGGTTAAACTGAATGAGACCTCAATGCTCTCTTTGCCTACAGGTTGAAACACAAAGCTAACTAGAGCTTCATGTTTGATACATTAACCATTTAATCACTTTCTTTTTTCCTGAAAGGTAGTTCGATACATTCGGTACTCAGTTACTACCACAGTTCTTAGAGATTGTCACTTTAGACAGAACCTTTTGATGCTGAACATTCCTCTCTGATCCTTCAAGAGCATGCCCTGAAGCTCCTTGTGTTTCCATTATAATCGTTCTCATTGTAGACGGAGGCGGATCTAGAAATTTTATCAAGGTGACAAAGAGTCAGATATCACAAATacacatataaaaaaaatcatcatataacaaaaattaattaattgatgaagACTGCTGACAAAAAGCATATATAAAGAAAAACAATTCCTTTTAATTCAGGTATTTGGTTGCAGGTCAATTGGAGGGGATTTTGgggaatattttattaattataatttatgtataaaatttttaaaacataaggGTACTATAGTAATagtaataaataatatattagtaaaatttatttaaaacataAGGGTACTATTATTATAACTTTATTATTATAGTATTATACTACTCTATTGCCCTTTAGTAGAGCTGCCCCTGATTGTAGGGCTATAAACTTCTTTTCTTTATGTATTGGATACTTCCAATAACACATTTGATCGCTCCAATTCGAGCATTAGATGGACTAAAACAAAGTTAGAGTGATAGGACTCGGTTTCATCTCATCGTGACTTTTTACCTATAGTTATTATTGAAATCCTAGACAACAAGTAAATACTACCTTACATAGTGATTTCCATCCTTTTGTGTAAGTTTGGCTACAACTCAACACTCAATGATATGATCAAGGATCCTTTTTGCAGGCATGTGCACAAAGAGTGAGGGAGATTTCAAATATCAAATAGATAGATAAACTAGAAATTAAAGTagagataaataaaatatttcaatATTCTAAATATTCATGTTTGAAGTTTTATCCTTTTTCCCCCCTTCAATCTCTCTTTTGATTATCATATCTTGAATGTTTGTAAACACAGTTCACAGAGCAAACAAAATGGAAAACCACCTTATGCAAGTTGAAAACAACAGATGAAGATCACAAACATAAGAACTAGTCCAATCCGCCAAGGTTGAAATCCAAAAGGATGAAAGAAAGCACAACAAAATAGTTCGTCACGATACGACCACAGGAAGATGCTCACTGATACGATTTGCCGGTATTAGATGTGTATATTTTCATATATAAGTAACCTCTGACGACCACAGGAAGATGCTCACTGATACGATTTGCCGGTATTAGATGTGTATATTTTCATATATAAGTAACCTCTTGTTAACAAGAAGTTGCTTTTGCCAACCCTTGCCTCGTCTAGTTTTgtcttcctcttctaatctcgtgTTTGTTAGAGATATAATTAAAATCCTATATTAGAATACGtgaaaaaatcatgggtttataagatcgaaaatatcttcattggtataggGTCTTTTAGGTAGAGTTAAAAAATAAATCCAACTCGCGGTAAAGATGTTTCAAACCGTTATAATTATGACTTTGCCAAAAAACCTAAGAGAATGAATAGACCCACTAGAAAAGTATATTTAATCTACAACAAACAGACCTTAGGCTTGTGGGCGTTGGTCCCAGACTTGGAGACGATACCTCATATTCTATTTCTCATATGGAAGATGTGTAGGCAATCGACATGCTACGCATTGAGAGATTGATGGTATTCGAGTGAGCACGTGTACGAGGAGGAGATGAACCACAACTATAagagtgtgtttggttcaagttatcatgcaaGTAATCACATACCCAAGGTTatgcaaaataaaatataatcctaattttgtttggttcaacctaagtAATAGTATAATCTAATTTAACATTTACTATACTACCCCTTGTTCAATTATATGATTATTTTTTtagattaagttaaattaaattattattattattaataataattataatattattaattaataagtcgataatatatataataaataaataaaattgatttataatttttaaaatttaaaataaatttatatatattttaaatatgattAGATATGTCATTAACtgattatatatactttaaatttatatatgttgagatatgtgattaaattttttaattctctTCCCTTTTTACTGTGCTTCTCCCTCATGCACAATTTTTTCATGCCGACATTTTTTTCCTACACAACAAGGCCGCCTCCTCCGTAAGTCGTCGACGCGCCGCGAATCAGTTTTGATTGGTACCCGAAAAGCACGAAATGGTTATGAACCATCTCCACGAAGAGGAAACAAAAGTGATCGATGTCGGAGGGATCAACGACCAGCTTCAACCTCGATCTCTTCCACGATGCAATTCTGCATGCCCTATGTTGACTGCGACGAGCTCACGATGGCTGTTGGAGGCAAAAAGAAAAGTGATTGATGCTGGAGGAATCCACCACATGAAGTGTATGGCGATGTTGACTGCGACGAGCTCGCTACGACGGTTGGAGGCAAAAAGGAAGATGCCCTTGGAGGTAGCGAGGAAGTAGAGGTCCTTGCCGGGGGTGACGGCCGCACTTGCGAAGGGGATCTTGAACCACCAACAGAAGCTGTCATTGAATCCGCGCATTACAAAATCCCTAGGGGGCCTCTTCTTGTAGTTGAACAACCATTTGCCACCGGATCAAAGCGTCCCTCGTCGAGGTAGCGGAAGTCGTGAGTGGACACAACAGAGGCGGGCGCCTTGGAGATGGATCAGACATGGAGAAGCTCCGGGAGGGGGCCAAGCGGAAGAAGATCTCGTGGAGGAGCTCAAAGGGGAGAAGGTAGAGGCCGATGACAGTGACACCGCGATCGACATCCCTCATAATTTACTCTTGCTCATCTCCTCGTCTAAAAgggtaattttggaaaaaaatattgataatctCGGAATCATAGAAAACCTAAGGTTTTCAAGGTTATCTGATTTCAAGTTATATTCCTTGATTGCTGACGTGGCGGGAATGTTATATTACCGGGAATCACTGATTACTTAAATTAAATAAGGTTGTCGTTGATAACCTACTAAGATTATTAGCCATAACTCCCAACCAAACACGCCCTAATAATTCTATATCATGCCAATTTTGTATTACTTCTTGTCGATTTCTATTGAG is a window encoding:
- the LOC121980661 gene encoding transcription factor TCP20-like, which codes for MDPKSSSKLPKDVPKHRPQSDKEEVSSANAPDAERRDLLPAESGLREVVVGKDEKRKQLAPKRSSNKDRHTKVEGRGRRIRMPALCAARIFQLTRELGHKSDGETIQWLLQQAEPSIVAATGTGTIPASALAAAAAASASLPAATVPAGLHQKQIDELGQGAGSGAARPAWAVMGAAGLGRAYPSLWPPSVGGFNSGFLHAAPSSSNLATGGGVDAPVGGFMQRIGVHGLEFAGANLGGAMSFAQMLSGHGQHLPGLELGLSQEAHIGVLNPQSLNQFYAQIGQAGGDPVDGTGHEQPHHDHQKRIPSPENDSEGSEE